The following nucleotide sequence is from Rhodothermia bacterium.
CCAGTTCAAGCTCGGTCAATTCAGGACAAACCCTAACCTATACCATCACCCTGACAAACGAGGGTACGGCCAGCGCCACAGGGGTGGTGGTGCGTGATGTCTTGCCAGCAGCAGTGACCTACGTCAGTTCAAGCGCCAGCCAAGGTTCATACAACAATGCCACGGGTCTTTGGACGGTGGGCACGGTGGCCGTGGGTG
It contains:
- a CDS encoding DUF11 domain-containing protein; translated protein: SSSSVNSGQTLTYTITLTNEGTASATGVVVRDVLPAAVTYVSSSASQGSYNNATGLWTVGTVAVGASLTLTITVTVN